The window AAAGTCCAGTTTTGGTAAATATGTAGTATAACCCGTTAGGTCCTAAAGTCAGGTCATTACCCCAAGTTCGGTGATTACCGACATTTAGAGTCGGTCCTACCTGCACAGCAGTCCCAAGACCTGTAGATTTAATCAGTCGATTCATGGTGCTGAGAGAAGATGGACCATTGAAGGGAGCCGCATTTGCTTGAGCCACGAATACTGCACTTCCATCTGGGGCTACTTCTAGCCCTTGCATATGGAAAAGGTTCGAGTCAGGGTTAAGAACACCTCCTTGATCGAATATAGATAATGGACCTGCTGTGGGATCGACAACTTGAATAGCTGCTTTGGCAGGTGTTACAGTCGCTAGAAGCAAACTTAAGCTAGTCAAACCTACCAGTGCGTTCTTGATCTTCTTCAAAGATATGGGACAATTATTCATCTAGTTTCCTCCTGAGCTAGGGTGATTTTAGGGTTGTTAATTAGCAAAAATAAACCTAAATATCCTTAAAAATGAGTTTTAAAAGAGATAATTAAATCTGTTAATCGTTTATCTATCTATTAGTCATCCTCCTTTGTTTCATCAATTGCTGACGGCGTTTGATAGTTTCTTTTTGCCTTTGAGCATTGTCTTGGATTTCTTGCCAAGCTGACTGAGCCACATCACTTTCCTGGCTAAGATATTGAGCCATTGCTCTGATAGTCGGATATTTAAACAGATCGATAGTTGATAGATCTCTATTAAACTTTTCTCGCAATTGGCTAATTACTTTCGCCACCAGGAGAGAATGCCCTCCAAGATCGAAAAAGTTTTGCTCAATGCTTACTTGGTCGATATGTAGAACTTGTTGCCAAACAGCAGCAATAGTGCGTTCTATCTCTTTCTGGGGTGCTATATAAACAGTTTCTGTCTGAGCTTGACTAGTAGGTTCTGCTTTTCTCAAACAGGGTAAGCCAGATAGGTGTTCCTCTGGATTAGCCACCAGACTTTCGAGCAAAGTAGCAAACCGATCGAGAAACTCACGAATAGTAGTTGGCTCAAATAGGTCAGTTTTGTAATCTAGCCATCCAGTCAGGAGATCGCCTTTTTCTTCAATAAAAAGGGATAAATCGAAATTAGCTGTGCCATTGGGTATATCTTGCCAATCCACGCCTATCCCTGGCAAATCTAAACTCTCTGTGGCAGGAGGTTGCAGGGCAAAAAAGCCGCGAGTTAGGGGAGTACGGACTAGATTGGGGAGATCGGCGATCGCCTGAAAAGGTACATCTAGATTTTTGTAAGCTCCTAGTACTACTTTACCCACCCGATTCATCAGTTGCATCAAGGTGGGATCTCCTGATAAATCGCTCCGAAGCGGTAGGATATTGATGAAATAGCCAATTAACTCTTTAGTTTGGAAGCGATGGCGACCAGCCACGGGAGAACACACTAGCATATCTTCTTGCTGAGTGTATTGATACAACAAGGTCTGAAAGGCTGTCAGAAGGGTGATAAATAAAGTTACCCCTAGGCGATCGCTCAGTTGTTTCAGGGCACTAGTCAAACTTTGGTTAAGCTCTAGAGATTGCCTAGCACCTTGGTAACTAACCACAAATGACCGAGGGCGATCGCTCGGTAGCTGGAGGGGAGCTAGATTCCCAGCTAGCTGCTGTTCCCAATAGGTGAGTTGAGCGAGTCCTTTTGAGCCTTGGAGCCATTGTTGCTGCTCTTGGGCAAAATCGGCATATTGTTTCGGTAATGGCGGTAAGGGAGGCGTTTGTCCCTCAATTAAGGCTTTATAGTTAACGGCTGCTTCCTGCATTAAGAGATGTAAAGACCAGCGATCGCTAACTATGTGGTGGATATTGACTAAGAGAACGTGACGGGATTGCCCTAAAGAGATGAGTTGGAAGCGCCACAAGGCTCCATCAGTCAAACTAAAAGGAGTTTCGGCTTCTTCTTTCTCTAGCCGCTTCAGTTCCCCTTCCTGCTGGTCTGCTGATAACGAGCTAAGATCTACAACTGGTAAACTAAATTCTGTTATTTCCGCAATAATCTGCACGGGTTGTCCATCAACAGTGCCAAATCTGGTGCGTAGGACTTCATGACGTTGGAAAATCTCTCTCAAACTCTGTTCTAGTACTGCTACATCCACTTCACCTGATAAATGATAGGCGACAGGAATGTTATAAATCGCAGTGCCTACCTCTGACTGCTCGTGTGACCACAAGCGCTGTTGAGCTAAAGAAAGGTAAGCAGATTTAGTGGGGTTAGGTGGGGTGGTAATTGGTGAAAATCCAATTAGTTGGGGGCTATCCATGATTTTTATCGGTCAAAAACTTAGATTAAAAGGAATTTCAGTTAACATCGTTGTCAGTTAATATGGCAGAAATATCAAAGTTTTCTGCTAAATATTGAGCCGATTTTTCAATTGTCGGATAGTCCCACAACAAAGTTGCTGGTAACTCTAGAGCCAACAAATCTTCTAAATCACTGACCATAGTTACAGCATCAATAGAATCTATACCGTAACGGGTGACTGGTTCGGTGACGCTAACTGTATTCACATCAAGAGATAATTGCTCGGCTAGTTTGACGGATAGCCACTTTTCCATAGCTGTTTGGAGTGTTGTTTTGGTATTCTCTGTCTCATTAGGCTGGGAGCAAAGATCCTGAAGTTGCATTGGTTTTGTCCTCTAATATTTGAGTTTTTGATTGAGCTAGTTGAAAAGGAACAATAGAAAAGAGTCTTTCTTCTCTATAGAGTTTGAGCATTTCTTGAGCCACATTTTCAACTTCAGACCTAGAAGTTAAGTATGGCATAGGTCGTAAGCTCCGCAGTAACCTATGCAGGCTTAAGACCAACCATTCACCTTTGGCAAAGAAATCACCCAAAGTTTTGCGGTTATAAATCCACATATGTAGGCAAGATGCGGCTGCGTGTAAAGTGCAGTATTTCTTGGCTGTGTCAAATAATTTGCTCGACTGATTATGACCGTACTCGAATTTCAAGTCAGCAATTAGTTCATCGTGAACATTGAGTTCTTCCAGAATTATTTTGCTGAGGTCAATCAGTTGCTTGAGGATCTCGCTATTTATATTAGACTCACTCTTCAACTCTCGGAGTTGTTCTAAAGCTATTTCCAAGCCTTGCAAAGCATCATCGACACCGCGCCCAAAAAGTTCCAGGTTTTGGGGGACGAAAGTGGGGACTGGCTGTTGTAGGGTAAAGATAATTTCCAGGCGAG of the Merismopedia glauca CCAP 1448/3 genome contains:
- a CDS encoding acyl carrier protein, whose protein sequence is MEKWLSVKLAEQLSLDVNTVSVTEPVTRYGIDSIDAVTMVSDLEDLLALELPATLLWDYPTIEKSAQYLAENFDISAILTDNDVN
- a CDS encoding condensation domain-containing protein, whose product is MDSPQLIGFSPITTPPNPTKSAYLSLAQQRLWSHEQSEVGTAIYNIPVAYHLSGEVDVAVLEQSLREIFQRHEVLRTRFGTVDGQPVQIIAEITEFSLPVVDLSSLSADQQEGELKRLEKEEAETPFSLTDGALWRFQLISLGQSRHVLLVNIHHIVSDRWSLHLLMQEAAVNYKALIEGQTPPLPPLPKQYADFAQEQQQWLQGSKGLAQLTYWEQQLAGNLAPLQLPSDRPRSFVVSYQGARQSLELNQSLTSALKQLSDRLGVTLFITLLTAFQTLLYQYTQQEDMLVCSPVAGRHRFQTKELIGYFINILPLRSDLSGDPTLMQLMNRVGKVVLGAYKNLDVPFQAIADLPNLVRTPLTRGFFALQPPATESLDLPGIGVDWQDIPNGTANFDLSLFIEEKGDLLTGWLDYKTDLFEPTTIREFLDRFATLLESLVANPEEHLSGLPCLRKAEPTSQAQTETVYIAPQKEIERTIAAVWQQVLHIDQVSIEQNFFDLGGHSLLVAKVISQLREKFNRDLSTIDLFKYPTIRAMAQYLSQESDVAQSAWQEIQDNAQRQKETIKRRQQLMKQRRMTNR